The Anaeromyxobacter sp. Fw109-5 genomic interval TTCCGCGTGGTCGTCGTCGACGATCGCTCGACGGACGGGACGCCGTCCGCCGTCGTCGACGAGTTCGGATCCCGGCTCGACCTCCGGATCGTCCATGGAGACGGAAACCTCTGGTGGGGTGGAGGGATCCGGGCGGGCGTCGAGGAGGTGCTCCGCGATGCCCGCGACGGCGACTACGTCGTCACGCTGAACAACGACGTGACCGTCCCCCCGCGCTTCCTCGAGACCGCGAGGCGCGCCGCCGAGGCTCGTCCCGGGGCCATGTTCGCCGGCATCTCGATCGACCGCTCGAACCCCACGCGCGTCGCCCAGACGGGCTGGCGGATGATCAGCTGGCCCCTCGCCTACACCCAGCGGGTGTGGTGGCCCTCGACCGTCGACGAGCTCGAGAGACGTCCCGAGTTCGCCGAGGTCGACTTCGTGCCGGGCACGGCGACCTTCACCCCGGTCTCCGTCGTGCGGCGCGTCGGCACGATCGACTCGAAGGCGCTCCCGCACTACCACGGGGACAGCGAGTACGCGTATCGCGTGAAGAGGAGCGGTCACGCGGTCCTGCTGTGCCGCGACCTGCTCGTCTACCACGACCTGGACTCGACGGAGACCCTGGGAAACCGGCGCGCCCACCCGACGCTTCGGGCCGTCGTCGCCTCGTTCTTCACGAGGAGA includes:
- a CDS encoding glycosyltransferase family 2 protein, whose amino-acid sequence is MIFHIVIPVFNRLSLTRECLGSLCAQTDRGFRVVVVDDRSTDGTPSAVVDEFGSRLDLRIVHGDGNLWWGGGIRAGVEEVLRDARDGDYVVTLNNDVTVPPRFLETARRAAEARPGAMFAGISIDRSNPTRVAQTGWRMISWPLAYTQRVWWPSTVDELERRPEFAEVDFVPGTATFTPVSVVRRVGTIDSKALPHYHGDSEYAYRVKRSGHAVLLCRDLLVYHDLDSTETLGNRRAHPTLRAVVASFFTRRSGNSLRYKWHFARACCPGWALVPFMVSDTLKVLVRAGGTYVVGERVDRLRALANPE